DNA from Cetobacterium sp. ZOR0034:
AAAACTTAATCGAAAATGGAATTTTAAAAACATATATACACAATCTTAAAACTAGTAAAAAAGATGGTGTTGAAACTACAGGAAATGCAGCTAAAGGTGGGTATAAAGGAACTATGGGAATATCTACATTTAATCTTTACTTAAATAAAGGGGAAAATAGTTTTGAAACTCTTCTTAATAAAATTCAAAACGGTATACTTATAACTGGTTTTTCTGGTTTACACTCTGGATTAAACTCTATCTCTGGAGATTTTTCTCTTGCTACAGAGGGATTCCTTATAGAAAACGGGGCTATTACAAAACCATTAAACCAAATAACAGCTGCTGGAAACTTCTTTGAACTTTTAAAAAATATTGAATTTATTGGAAGTGATCTAAAGTTTAATCTATCAGGTGTTGGTTCTCCTTCAGTCCTGATAAAAAATATAAGTATTTCATCATAATATAACCGTGGGAGGTAAATATATGGATAAAATTAAAAATATTGATGCTTTGATTCTTGCTGGTGGAAAAAGTTCTAGAATGAACTTTCTAGACAAAGCCCTACTTAAATATGACAAGAGTAGAACCTTTTTAGAAAAAATAACTGATGATCTTGAAAAATTTGAAAACATTATGGTTTCAATAAATAAAAATCAGAACTTTTTAATACCTAGAGGAACAATAGTTACTGATAGCTCTGAAAACTCAGGACCTATTGAAGGAATATACCAAGGACTTTTAAGTACAAAATCAGACTTTATTTTTGTTACAACTTGTGACATGCCAAATATTACAAAAGAGTTTGTTGATTTTATTTTACAATTTGCCTCACACGACTACGATGCTGTAATAATTAAAGATAGCAAAGGGAAAACTTATCCACTATTTGGAATCTATAATAAAAGTTCTTTGAGTACTATCGAAGGACTTATTATGGATAAAAACTACAGACTTCAAGATCTTTTAGCTGAGCTGAATGTAAAATATATATCTTTAAGTAATACTACCTTTGACTCTCATAGACTCCTAAAAAGTATTGATACTGAGGAAGAATTGAAATTTAACTCTATTTTTCTAGGACATACACCTTTTATAGCTATCTGTGGTGCAAAAAATAGTGGAAAAACTATGTTGATTGAAGAACTATTAAAACATTTTAATGATGCTGGTTACAAAGTTGGAACTATAAAATTTAGTCCTGAATATGACTTGGGTGCTTTAGACAAAGATGTAAATAGATATAATAAAGGTGGCGCAAAGGGAAGCCTACTTTTCTCTAAAAATAGTTACATTCTTCTGAAAGATCGAATAAATAATAATTTTTTCCAATACTTAAGCTATTTTAAAGATTTTGATATTGTATTGTTAGAGGATTTCAAACACGAACCTTTCCCTAAAATAGAGATTTTAAAAGAGGGTGTTTCTCTTTCACCATCGGCAAATCCTACTAATCTTTTATTTTATGTGAGTGATTCAGCTGAAATCTTAGAAAATGATTCAACTAAATCTATAAATCTAAAAGATACAATCTCTATTTTTAAAGAGATTTTAAAAA
Protein-coding regions in this window:
- the mobB gene encoding molybdopterin-guanine dinucleotide biosynthesis protein B, translated to MDKIKNIDALILAGGKSSRMNFLDKALLKYDKSRTFLEKITDDLEKFENIMVSINKNQNFLIPRGTIVTDSSENSGPIEGIYQGLLSTKSDFIFVTTCDMPNITKEFVDFILQFASHDYDAVIIKDSKGKTYPLFGIYNKSSLSTIEGLIMDKNYRLQDLLAELNVKYISLSNTTFDSHRLLKSIDTEEELKFNSIFLGHTPFIAICGAKNSGKTMLIEELLKHFNDAGYKVGTIKFSPEYDLGALDKDVNRYNKGGAKGSLLFSKNSYILLKDRINNNFFQYLSYFKDFDIVLLEDFKHEPFPKIEILKEGVSLSPSANPTNLLFYVSDSAEILENDSTKSINLKDTISIFKEILKITNL